From Phycisphaerae bacterium, one genomic window encodes:
- a CDS encoding HAD-IA family hydrolase yields the protein MSSDSLPGGVIFDMDGVLLDSEPFICKAACMMFAERGLTVKPEDFIPFVGAGENRYIGGVAEKYNFPVDIIEVKRRTYEIYLEIIKGQLEPLPGVHEFLAACRKAGKKMALATSADYVKAEGNLREIGLPMSTFDAVITGDDVVHKKPHPEIFTTSAQKLGLDPRACLVVEDAVNGVAAAKAAGSKCLALTTSFSREALAGADWFAPTLAEAPPQVLRW from the coding sequence ATGAGTAGCGATTCGCTGCCTGGGGGCGTGATTTTCGACATGGACGGCGTGCTGCTCGATTCCGAGCCGTTCATCTGCAAGGCCGCGTGCATGATGTTTGCCGAGCGGGGCCTGACGGTCAAGCCCGAAGACTTCATACCTTTCGTCGGAGCGGGCGAGAATCGCTACATCGGCGGCGTGGCCGAGAAGTACAACTTTCCCGTCGATATCATCGAGGTCAAACGCCGTACATACGAGATCTACCTCGAGATCATCAAAGGCCAGCTCGAGCCGTTGCCGGGCGTACACGAATTCCTTGCCGCTTGCCGCAAGGCCGGCAAGAAGATGGCCCTGGCGACCAGCGCCGATTACGTCAAGGCCGAGGGTAATCTCCGTGAGATCGGCCTGCCGATGTCCACCTTCGACGCGGTGATCACCGGCGATGACGTCGTCCACAAGAAGCCGCACCCCGAGATCTTCACGACCTCGGCGCAGAAACTTGGCCTCGACCCGCGCGCCTGCCTGGTGGTCGAAGACGCGGTCAACGGCGTGGCCGCCGCCAAGGCCGCCGGTTCAAAATGCCTGGCTCTGACCACGAGCTTCAGCCGCGAGGCCCTTGCCGGTGCCGACTGGTTCGCCCCAACGCTCGCCGAGGCCCCGCCGCAAGTCCTCCGCTGGTGA